A DNA window from Rubripirellula tenax contains the following coding sequences:
- a CDS encoding TAT-variant-translocated molybdopterin oxidoreductase: MTLNHPEPSTSEATQEKARPQYWRSLSEFRGDKEFEQYLDREFPVAASEFPEGVSRRRWMQLMGASLALVGAAGCRYPEEEILPFVIRPEGRVPGETYSRATNFELAGRVYNLLVTNFDGRPLKIESNQDHPGGGGTDVFSQASILGLYDPDRARGDGGFLLRKVDGNREQLGWDDFAVYGKALVKTAAGDGGSKFAVLMSPTHSPSTSRMLAAMKKKLPKATVCRFDSVSGSVMADATKAVFGKAATQVLSLDQADVIVTIEADILGKHPAMITAARSFAKRRDPLSGDENGMNRLYVVEGGFTGTGASADTRLAIKPSQMPAFIAELGRRVEELVGGGKHDHSGEAEAGFNTMNPEDRLERFLDVAAHDIAEAGDKAVVVVGETLGADAVAAGIRMNQKLGSLGKSQSFMAAVDAELGDAVSISDLVSKINSGDVDSLLILGDNPVFTAPGDVELAAAIAKVEHSIYLGEYDDETGYVCEWSLPMSHPLESWGDVIGDDGHYGVCQPQILPLLGGRGVIEVLALMLGEDTVDGAGIVRRTADQLAGSSLSDRQWQKLLHDGYSDSIVVKAELKPVGEGKPLTADAPTASNEFDKDAMEVLFVPADGLYDGRFANNGWLQELPHSLTKMSWDNAAVMSPRTAQSLGVKHELAVALQVGDAKVELPVYEMPGLAAGVVVAMIGYGRTRAGMVGGNVAKDVDTVGINVSSLRKHDSMMVAYNVKGRPRFEETEIATTQDHWAIDEGGRDETQQRSFSLVREGTAALLAKVPEFAHAEGKAPHVPQVGRAGSPWEEPINTIEIERPELPQWGMSIDLTKCIGCNACVIACQSENNVPIVGREQVLNSREMHWLRIDRYFQGDEDNADVVQEPVACMHCETAPCEQVCPVAATVHTDEGLNAMAYNRCIGTRYCANNCPFKVRRFNYFNYNSDVGVGYGIDAYPSAIEKANRKLQALVMNPDVTVRGRGVMEKCTYCVQRIEKGKITARKEDRKVQDGDIVTACQSACPTRAINFGNIADPDSVVAKKRKDPRSYGMLGQLNVKPRTEYLARVRNTPKRLMTAVQLLDLAELKAPHHAGHHDAGGAHGGEGHGHDAHAHDAHSDHDHDGHDHEAEHKD; the protein is encoded by the coding sequence ATGACCTTGAACCATCCGGAACCTTCGACATCCGAAGCCACCCAGGAGAAGGCACGGCCACAGTACTGGCGAAGTCTCTCGGAATTTCGTGGCGACAAGGAATTCGAGCAGTACCTCGATCGCGAGTTCCCGGTCGCGGCATCGGAGTTCCCCGAGGGCGTATCGCGTCGTCGCTGGATGCAGTTGATGGGCGCGTCGTTGGCCCTTGTGGGTGCCGCCGGTTGCCGCTACCCCGAAGAAGAGATTTTGCCGTTCGTGATCCGTCCGGAAGGGCGTGTTCCCGGCGAAACATATAGCCGTGCGACGAATTTCGAGTTGGCCGGTCGGGTTTACAATCTGCTGGTCACCAACTTCGACGGCCGTCCGTTGAAGATCGAATCGAATCAGGATCACCCCGGCGGCGGCGGCACCGATGTGTTTTCGCAGGCGTCGATTCTGGGGCTTTATGACCCCGATCGTGCTCGTGGTGATGGCGGTTTCTTGCTGCGTAAAGTGGATGGGAATCGAGAGCAGCTCGGTTGGGATGACTTTGCAGTCTATGGCAAGGCTCTTGTGAAGACGGCTGCTGGTGACGGCGGTTCGAAGTTCGCCGTGCTGATGTCGCCCACGCATTCGCCCTCGACGTCGCGGATGTTGGCGGCCATGAAAAAGAAGCTGCCCAAGGCGACCGTTTGTCGATTTGATTCGGTTTCCGGCAGCGTGATGGCGGATGCAACCAAGGCGGTCTTCGGAAAAGCGGCGACGCAGGTTTTGTCGCTCGATCAGGCGGATGTTATCGTCACGATTGAAGCCGATATTTTGGGCAAGCACCCGGCGATGATCACGGCCGCTCGTTCGTTTGCGAAACGTCGTGACCCACTTTCGGGTGATGAAAATGGCATGAACCGCTTGTATGTCGTTGAAGGTGGCTTCACGGGTACCGGTGCGAGTGCTGACACGCGTTTGGCGATCAAGCCTTCGCAAATGCCTGCGTTCATCGCCGAATTGGGTCGCCGTGTCGAAGAGTTGGTCGGTGGTGGCAAGCACGATCATTCGGGCGAAGCCGAAGCTGGATTTAATACAATGAACCCCGAGGATCGTCTCGAGCGATTCTTGGATGTTGCGGCGCATGACATCGCCGAAGCGGGCGACAAGGCGGTCGTGGTTGTGGGCGAAACGCTGGGTGCCGACGCGGTTGCGGCCGGCATTCGCATGAACCAAAAGTTGGGTTCGCTCGGCAAGTCGCAAAGCTTCATGGCGGCCGTTGATGCGGAGTTGGGCGACGCAGTCTCGATCTCGGATTTGGTGTCCAAGATCAACTCGGGTGATGTCGATTCGTTGCTGATTCTGGGTGACAACCCGGTCTTCACTGCACCGGGCGATGTCGAGTTGGCCGCTGCGATCGCGAAGGTCGAGCATTCGATTTACTTGGGCGAATACGACGACGAAACGGGGTACGTGTGTGAGTGGTCGTTGCCGATGTCGCACCCGCTCGAATCCTGGGGCGATGTGATCGGTGATGACGGTCACTACGGCGTTTGCCAGCCGCAGATCTTGCCGCTTTTGGGTGGTCGCGGTGTGATCGAAGTCTTGGCGTTGATGCTGGGTGAAGATACGGTCGACGGCGCGGGAATCGTTCGTCGAACTGCCGATCAACTGGCTGGTTCTTCGTTGAGCGATCGTCAGTGGCAGAAATTGCTGCACGACGGATATTCGGACTCGATCGTTGTGAAAGCGGAGTTGAAGCCGGTCGGCGAAGGCAAGCCGTTGACGGCCGATGCACCCACGGCGTCAAACGAATTCGATAAAGATGCGATGGAGGTTCTGTTTGTGCCCGCCGACGGTCTGTACGACGGTCGGTTCGCGAACAACGGTTGGCTTCAAGAGTTGCCTCATTCGCTGACGAAGATGTCGTGGGACAACGCGGCCGTGATGAGTCCGCGAACGGCTCAATCGCTCGGTGTGAAGCACGAATTGGCGGTGGCGTTGCAAGTCGGTGACGCAAAGGTTGAGTTGCCTGTCTATGAAATGCCAGGCCTGGCCGCCGGTGTCGTCGTTGCGATGATCGGTTATGGACGTACCCGTGCGGGTATGGTGGGTGGCAACGTCGCGAAGGATGTGGACACGGTTGGTATCAACGTGTCGTCGCTGCGGAAGCACGATTCGATGATGGTTGCTTACAACGTCAAAGGTCGTCCACGATTCGAAGAAACTGAAATCGCAACGACCCAGGATCACTGGGCGATCGATGAAGGTGGGCGTGATGAAACCCAGCAACGAAGTTTCTCGCTTGTTCGCGAAGGTACCGCGGCGCTGCTCGCCAAAGTGCCCGAGTTTGCTCATGCCGAAGGCAAAGCACCGCACGTGCCTCAGGTCGGTCGTGCCGGATCGCCGTGGGAAGAGCCGATCAATACGATCGAAATTGAGAGACCTGAATTACCGCAGTGGGGCATGTCGATCGACCTGACCAAGTGCATCGGTTGCAATGCTTGTGTGATCGCTTGCCAAAGCGAAAATAATGTGCCGATCGTCGGTCGCGAACAGGTTCTTAACAGTCGCGAAATGCACTGGTTGCGAATCGACCGTTACTTTCAGGGCGACGAAGATAACGCAGATGTTGTTCAAGAGCCCGTCGCTTGTATGCACTGCGAAACGGCTCCGTGCGAGCAAGTTTGCCCTGTCGCGGCAACGGTTCACACCGACGAAGGCTTGAACGCGATGGCGTACAACCGATGTATCGGAACGCGATATTGTGCCAACAACTGTCCGTTCAAAGTACGTCGCTTCAACTACTTCAACTACAACTCAGACGTTGGCGTCGGGTACGGCATCGACGCCTATCCCAGTGCGATCGAAAAAGCGAACCGCAAGTTGCAGGCCTTGGTGATGAACCCCGACGTGACTGTTCGTGGTCGCGGTGTGATGGAAAAATGCACGTACTGTGTCCAACGCATCGAAAAGGGAAAGATCACCGCTCGCAAAGAAGATCGCAAAGTTCAAGACGGTGACATTGTCACGGCTTGTCAGTCGGCTTGTCCGACCCGAGCGATCAACTTCGGCAATATCGCCGACCCCGATTCGGTCGTCGCGAAGAAGCGGAAGGACCCTCGCAGTTACGGCATGTTGGGTCAATTGAACGTCAAGCCACGAACGGAGTATCTGGCTCGCGTCCGCAATACCCCCAAGCGTTTGATGACGGCGGTTCAGTTGTTGGACTTGGCGGAGCTCAAGGCACCGCATCACGCCGGTCATCACGACGCTGGTGGTGCTCATGGCGGCGAAGGTCATGGTCACGACGCCCACGCTCACGACGCTCATAGCGATCATGATCACGACGGCCATGATCATGAAGCCGAACACAAAGATTAG
- a CDS encoding cytochrome c3 family protein, giving the protein MQRFLFPRWINPLLGLLAVAGAAGAVFAGAMGGLLTDPVTLNIGYQPTQPVPFSHAIHAGQLKMDCRYCHNTVFDAAHAAVPPTATCVNCHSPANDQGVTALAAVHAESPKLAPIRESWETGRSMAWKRVHNLPEFVYFNHAAHVNSGVSCKSCHGRIDQMEVVYQHEELSMAWCITCHRNPEPHLRPKEFVTKLDWEFDNPEAQAAFAKEWRKDHNINPQVHCAVCHR; this is encoded by the coding sequence ATGCAACGGTTCTTGTTTCCTCGCTGGATCAATCCACTTCTCGGCCTGCTGGCAGTTGCCGGTGCGGCTGGTGCCGTGTTCGCGGGCGCGATGGGCGGTCTGCTGACCGATCCCGTGACGCTCAATATCGGCTATCAGCCGACTCAGCCGGTTCCATTCAGTCACGCGATCCACGCGGGGCAGTTGAAAATGGACTGCCGGTACTGTCACAACACGGTCTTCGACGCTGCCCACGCGGCGGTCCCGCCCACCGCGACGTGTGTCAATTGTCACTCGCCAGCGAACGACCAGGGCGTGACAGCTTTGGCGGCCGTTCATGCAGAGAGCCCTAAGTTGGCTCCCATTCGTGAAAGCTGGGAAACCGGTCGCAGTATGGCCTGGAAACGCGTTCACAACCTGCCCGAGTTCGTCTACTTCAACCACGCTGCACACGTCAATTCGGGCGTTAGTTGCAAGTCGTGTCACGGCCGGATCGATCAGATGGAAGTCGTTTATCAGCACGAAGAGTTGTCGATGGCATGGTGTATCACGTGCCACCGCAATCCTGAGCCCCACCTGCGGCCCAAGGAATTTGTAACGAAGTTGGATTGGGAGTTTGATAACCCCGAAGCTCAAGCGGCCTTCGCGAAAGAGTGGCGGAAAGATCACAACATCAATCCCCAAGTCCACTGCGCCGTTTGTCATCGCTAG
- a CDS encoding SGNH/GDSL hydrolase family protein, with translation MTHATPSQRRLWVLIAIAIVTTVAVIGYIQFYLARPIGDGPAGPAVNATVFEHPWTDRKIRVIGIGDSVTAGLGAKSPSHSFFNRLLKNPRDEFDELRGVCLTAVLPNLESENFAISGSESSMHLEVAVDQVPTYDDAFGIVLMTSGGNDLIHSYGRSDPRECAMYGASLEQARPWIASFRVRLREIFDELSGKFPAGCEIYIGDIYDPTDGIGDAPSIFLPDWPDGLAIHAEYNAVIREVASQDAHVFVVPLHETFLGHGSHCRQFWRSTYDADDPHYWFYTNIEDPNDRGYDAIRRVFLNTIIANTSLATEVRSEQR, from the coding sequence ATGACACACGCGACACCGTCCCAACGTCGCCTTTGGGTCCTGATCGCGATAGCGATCGTGACCACCGTGGCGGTGATCGGCTACATCCAATTCTACTTAGCTCGGCCCATCGGCGACGGACCGGCTGGCCCAGCGGTGAACGCGACTGTTTTTGAGCATCCTTGGACCGATCGCAAAATCCGCGTCATCGGCATCGGCGACAGTGTCACGGCGGGATTGGGTGCCAAGTCACCGTCCCATTCGTTCTTCAACCGACTGCTGAAGAATCCTCGCGACGAATTCGACGAACTGCGAGGCGTTTGCTTGACGGCCGTGCTTCCCAACCTGGAATCCGAGAACTTTGCCATTTCGGGGTCCGAGTCATCGATGCATCTAGAAGTCGCGGTTGACCAAGTGCCGACATACGACGACGCATTCGGCATTGTCCTGATGACATCCGGTGGAAACGATTTGATCCACAGCTACGGTCGCAGCGACCCGCGAGAGTGCGCGATGTACGGTGCTTCGCTGGAACAAGCCCGACCCTGGATCGCTTCTTTCCGAGTCCGACTGCGAGAGATATTCGACGAGCTGAGCGGAAAATTCCCGGCTGGCTGCGAGATTTACATCGGCGACATCTACGACCCGACCGACGGCATTGGTGACGCGCCGAGCATCTTCCTGCCCGATTGGCCCGATGGACTTGCGATTCACGCCGAATACAACGCCGTGATCCGAGAAGTGGCCAGCCAGGACGCGCACGTGTTCGTCGTGCCGCTTCACGAAACTTTCTTAGGCCACGGCTCGCACTGTCGCCAATTTTGGCGATCGACCTACGACGCAGACGATCCACACTACTGGTTCTACACCAACATCGAAGACCCCAACGACCGAGGCTACGACGCGATCCGTCGCGTCTTCCTCAACACGATTATCGCCAACACTTCACTGGCGACCGAAGTTCGCTCCGAACAACGATGA
- a CDS encoding nucleoside hydrolase produces the protein MIMKSKRGRPCYSILCCYAVALLVGTTTAKASHTPGQRLILDCDTANEIDDLYAIVRMMKQDAFDVVGLTSSQWFHYLGDPKSVEASQKDNEDLMRVLGRSDVPMPQGSPEPLGKPWGGDDAKDSVAAQFIIAQARATPADEHLIVVCTGASTNLASAIKIAPEIAAKIKAYILGFQYDASTGVWNKSEFNIRRDLNAADFLLNQRDLELHIMPTSVSKQLTFDRDDTFTRQQSMGELGRYLTQKWKTKFPNSTTWTMWDLALVESLLHPEMASEKQVNTPPENNQRKVWMYDSIDAAAMKQDYWQTATTK, from the coding sequence ATGATAATGAAGTCAAAACGGGGCCGACCCTGCTATTCGATCTTGTGCTGCTATGCGGTGGCGCTGCTCGTCGGGACCACCACCGCGAAGGCGAGCCACACCCCAGGACAACGACTAATCCTGGACTGCGATACGGCGAACGAGATCGACGACCTGTATGCGATCGTGCGAATGATGAAGCAGGACGCGTTCGATGTCGTCGGCCTGACTTCATCGCAGTGGTTTCACTATTTGGGCGACCCAAAGTCGGTCGAAGCAAGCCAGAAAGACAACGAGGACCTGATGCGCGTTCTGGGACGAAGCGATGTGCCGATGCCGCAAGGTTCGCCGGAACCACTCGGAAAACCTTGGGGCGGTGACGATGCCAAAGACTCCGTAGCGGCACAGTTCATCATCGCGCAAGCCCGGGCAACTCCTGCCGATGAACACCTGATCGTTGTCTGCACCGGTGCGTCGACGAACCTGGCATCGGCCATCAAAATTGCGCCCGAAATCGCGGCCAAAATCAAAGCCTACATTTTGGGATTCCAGTACGACGCTTCGACGGGCGTCTGGAACAAGTCGGAATTCAATATTCGTCGCGACTTGAATGCCGCCGATTTTCTGCTGAACCAACGCGACCTGGAATTGCACATCATGCCGACCAGCGTGTCGAAACAACTGACTTTCGATCGCGACGATACCTTCACGCGTCAGCAATCGATGGGCGAACTCGGTAGATACTTGACGCAAAAATGGAAAACCAAATTTCCAAACAGCACGACATGGACGATGTGGGACCTGGCCCTCGTCGAATCGCTACTGCACCCCGAAATGGCATCCGAGAAGCAGGTCAACACGCCTCCGGAAAACAATCAGCGGAAGGTATGGATGTACGATTCGATTGATGCCGCCGCGATGAAACAAGACTACTGGCAAACGGCGACAACGAAATAG
- a CDS encoding DUF4332 domain-containing protein, translating into MLLDRIDIDAHGPLNGVELGPFSEHLNVVSSPAGSGKTAIVRFIRDSLVNREYPLGMMSSSTGRVVWADRHGMLHCRREKDGTATGRRTVEFESRGASVYSDIASSGAYQDMALNGSAWANSIGAGSAAHANANFSDSALAMKSIQLPESLVDGVITDSGITSVGRVVSACVRAGLDSPETYRSLPLGRDSVYQDRDAHVDSLGGYRRETVGDRRYENHLQRREELATIESELSRLDSGGRDRESLIHRRAELVARLNRRTHHPVGHNTDHFIPRSRYNDWQHELSRLHDRTRGLRHRQHELRRWIAEIDAEAARYGARGDVSPSYRYEASIADENLRRQLEDLDAQMIRWRRALLEVRGLRQALLAGRDTFARYTGSPIDEATLRRMRLDGFLHAIDRYEPTRSWDDLDQNIYAGGHRPLLHLDEVESRMESATRNIDWLLSRYASPENLQHAWFESIPSSAGYRSATSLEGTLRAIRDDLRTVQSYTVDQYARGSHYAAPSSIDRHHVGELEELAHSESWLVAALEGLSRHRESLLRESTIGHSASANFSAGPWSEGVRFGAIGLRRERDERSAELGRLTAELDDCLRSAAQIRRSMRTLPVIDSYAAHYQLAGDHVSGYSSDWIDRDAIAAEIRSIDAAIGSTPRIDWLRKRRDELIDQLRVVKPTGSSQSPLADAASRWLVRLSAGRLQRVDWPYQLYRNDSSMMHRDGFQGGVVKINGRDENQCTGAERAIATMAVRLAAGELLEQLGRPIPLVLETHRELFSDIGSIGLGDTTPLAYFEHGDHGHSNHPIVAALRDYAHRGRQVVVLTSHQGLVDQLARVGARSFAIRGERVVHPHRPMWQSQYTPESYVGPHPHTYGDRSAESVASRRPPRSGDVNGDFDMAWREAYGLYNDPTQSARTDWAIDGAEFRDGYYYADHYTTDAARNHRDHGNRVDTSGQGMQRTLYPESTFRDSSNGSYVDAHGHAAGQVVSPSVVNNSVAIKSVQAPASPFFLSVDSPIDQAPSIDAVAAARLRGLSVTHINHLMQQDSNRLADALGLTNVDAPVIRRWQAECRLVCRVPQLRGFDARVLVGCGITTPAQLASIHPVDLLGRVEEFLATQRGQQLLLSGSSHELSRLTSWIAAANSSSDRKFGGFARGRSASVRSHGKTRIQNGARRSYYRDERLSGDDPLGRDSDAGRDGEFAFDSDRYEYEKNDGRRSSEGSRGRRRIRTIESNERGSREGDSIDGYIRRRSNRGGNSTRSAAEGQGRGNGHGTGNGHGTGNGSGSGSDSGRSRRQSRRSSTGSTSAAREVVRYERSDRDERVSNERVSGDRVSGDRVVSEREPRAERSERTERSERAQRGERDSRRREPRPERSSERELRFYLQRDSPVVDAPSIGARMAERLHAIDIYTVDDLLTSDPAAVAEQLGHRRVDADTVLQWQQQSTLVCRVPMLRGHDAQLLVMAEVTTPEELAAENAGTLFGTIDSIARSTEGKRIVRGGTLPDLNEVTEWVGYAQHHRELIAA; encoded by the coding sequence ATGTTGTTGGACCGAATCGACATCGACGCCCACGGACCCCTAAACGGCGTAGAATTGGGCCCGTTTTCCGAACACCTCAACGTGGTATCCAGCCCCGCTGGCTCTGGAAAAACCGCAATTGTTCGCTTCATTCGTGATTCGCTGGTCAATCGCGAATATCCGCTTGGCATGATGAGCTCGTCGACGGGCCGCGTCGTCTGGGCCGATCGCCACGGAATGCTGCATTGCCGCCGCGAAAAAGATGGCACCGCGACGGGACGACGCACCGTCGAATTCGAATCTCGAGGCGCTTCGGTCTATTCCGACATCGCGAGTTCCGGGGCCTATCAAGACATGGCACTGAATGGTTCAGCTTGGGCCAATTCAATCGGCGCCGGCTCGGCAGCCCATGCAAACGCGAATTTTTCCGACTCGGCGTTGGCCATGAAGTCGATTCAGTTGCCCGAGAGCCTGGTCGACGGTGTGATCACGGATTCTGGCATCACGTCGGTCGGTCGAGTTGTGTCGGCCTGCGTTCGCGCCGGACTGGATTCGCCCGAAACGTATCGCTCGCTGCCGCTGGGCCGCGATTCGGTCTATCAAGATCGTGATGCTCACGTGGACTCGCTGGGTGGGTATCGTCGCGAAACCGTTGGCGATCGTCGCTATGAAAACCATTTGCAACGACGTGAAGAATTGGCAACCATCGAGTCCGAATTGTCTCGGTTGGATTCGGGCGGTCGTGATCGGGAATCGCTGATCCACCGTCGCGCCGAATTGGTTGCCCGCTTGAATCGTCGTACGCATCACCCCGTGGGACATAACACCGACCATTTCATTCCTCGGTCACGCTACAACGATTGGCAGCACGAATTGTCGCGTTTGCACGATCGGACGCGCGGCCTGCGTCATCGTCAACACGAATTGCGTCGTTGGATCGCCGAGATCGATGCCGAAGCGGCTCGCTACGGTGCCCGCGGCGATGTCTCGCCATCTTATCGATACGAAGCCTCGATTGCCGACGAAAATTTGCGTCGCCAACTCGAAGACCTCGACGCCCAAATGATCCGTTGGCGCCGCGCGCTGTTGGAAGTTCGCGGTCTGCGTCAAGCATTGCTTGCCGGTCGCGACACGTTCGCTCGATACACCGGATCGCCGATCGATGAAGCGACGCTTCGTCGTATGCGATTGGATGGGTTCCTGCATGCCATCGATCGCTATGAGCCGACCCGTTCATGGGACGACTTGGACCAGAACATTTATGCCGGCGGGCATCGGCCACTGCTGCATTTGGACGAAGTCGAATCTCGCATGGAGTCGGCGACACGCAATATCGATTGGTTGCTGTCGCGATACGCCAGCCCCGAAAATCTTCAACACGCTTGGTTCGAGTCGATCCCGTCATCGGCGGGTTACCGATCGGCCACTTCGTTGGAAGGCACCCTTCGTGCCATCCGCGACGACTTGCGAACGGTTCAATCGTATACGGTGGATCAATACGCACGCGGTTCGCACTACGCGGCCCCGTCGTCGATCGACCGCCACCACGTCGGCGAATTGGAAGAACTGGCGCACAGCGAATCGTGGTTAGTGGCCGCCTTGGAAGGGCTGTCGCGTCACCGTGAATCACTGCTGCGTGAAAGCACAATCGGTCACTCGGCGTCGGCTAATTTTTCGGCCGGCCCATGGTCCGAAGGCGTCCGCTTCGGCGCGATCGGACTGCGACGTGAACGTGACGAACGGTCGGCCGAACTCGGTCGATTGACCGCCGAACTGGATGACTGTTTGCGTTCGGCGGCACAGATCCGTCGTTCCATGCGTACGTTGCCAGTCATTGATTCGTACGCGGCCCACTATCAACTCGCCGGCGATCATGTGTCGGGCTATTCATCGGACTGGATCGACCGTGACGCGATCGCCGCTGAAATTCGCAGCATCGATGCGGCGATCGGTTCGACCCCGCGTATCGATTGGCTTCGAAAGCGACGCGATGAACTGATCGATCAACTTCGCGTTGTCAAACCGACGGGAAGCTCGCAATCGCCGCTCGCCGATGCTGCCAGCCGATGGTTGGTGCGTCTTTCCGCCGGTCGGTTGCAGCGTGTCGATTGGCCGTACCAACTGTATCGCAATGATTCGTCGATGATGCATCGCGATGGATTCCAAGGCGGTGTGGTCAAGATCAATGGTCGCGACGAAAACCAGTGCACGGGCGCCGAACGTGCGATCGCAACCATGGCCGTTCGATTGGCCGCGGGTGAACTTTTGGAACAACTCGGTCGTCCCATTCCTCTGGTCTTGGAAACGCATCGCGAATTGTTCTCGGACATCGGTTCGATCGGCTTGGGTGATACCACGCCTTTGGCCTACTTTGAACACGGCGATCACGGTCACAGCAATCACCCGATCGTTGCGGCGCTGCGTGACTACGCACATCGCGGCCGCCAGGTCGTTGTGTTGACCAGCCATCAAGGTTTGGTCGATCAACTTGCACGTGTCGGAGCCCGCTCGTTTGCGATTCGCGGTGAACGCGTCGTGCACCCGCATCGTCCAATGTGGCAATCCCAATACACGCCGGAAAGCTACGTCGGCCCGCATCCGCACACGTACGGCGATCGATCGGCGGAATCCGTGGCCAGTCGTCGCCCGCCGCGAAGCGGCGATGTCAATGGCGACTTTGACATGGCGTGGCGCGAAGCCTACGGGCTGTACAACGATCCCACGCAATCGGCGCGAACCGATTGGGCGATCGATGGAGCCGAGTTTCGTGACGGATACTACTATGCCGATCACTACACGACCGATGCGGCGCGAAACCATCGCGATCACGGAAACCGTGTCGACACGTCTGGCCAGGGGATGCAAAGGACTCTCTACCCGGAGAGCACGTTTCGCGATTCCTCGAATGGTTCGTATGTTGATGCTCACGGACACGCCGCTGGCCAAGTTGTATCGCCGTCGGTGGTAAACAACTCCGTTGCGATCAAGTCGGTACAAGCACCGGCAAGCCCATTCTTTTTGTCCGTGGACAGCCCGATCGACCAAGCCCCGTCCATCGACGCCGTCGCAGCGGCGCGGTTGCGTGGATTGAGCGTGACTCACATCAATCACTTGATGCAGCAAGACTCGAACCGTCTAGCCGATGCGTTGGGTTTGACGAATGTTGACGCACCCGTGATTCGTCGTTGGCAAGCCGAGTGTCGGTTGGTGTGCCGCGTACCTCAATTGCGAGGCTTCGATGCACGCGTGCTTGTCGGATGCGGGATCACCACGCCGGCACAGTTGGCGTCGATTCATCCCGTCGACTTGCTCGGCCGTGTCGAAGAATTTTTGGCAACGCAGCGAGGCCAGCAGTTATTGCTTTCCGGCAGCAGTCACGAACTGTCGCGTTTGACCAGTTGGATCGCTGCGGCCAATAGCAGCAGTGATCGAAAATTCGGTGGATTTGCTCGCGGTCGCTCGGCTTCGGTTCGTTCACACGGAAAAACGCGAATCCAAAACGGGGCGCGCCGCAGCTACTATCGTGACGAACGTTTGTCCGGCGACGATCCACTAGGTCGTGACTCGGACGCAGGGCGCGACGGTGAATTCGCGTTCGACAGCGATCGCTACGAGTACGAAAAAAATGACGGACGCCGATCCTCCGAAGGCTCGCGAGGTCGTCGACGCATTCGAACCATCGAAAGCAATGAACGGGGCTCGCGTGAAGGCGATTCCATCGACGGTTACATTCGACGACGAAGCAACCGGGGTGGAAACTCCACTCGCTCGGCCGCCGAGGGACAAGGTCGTGGAAACGGCCATGGAACTGGAAACGGCCATGGAACTGGAAACGGTTCGGGCAGTGGTTCCGATAGCGGACGATCACGGCGTCAATCGCGACGTTCATCGACTGGATCCACGTCGGCTGCACGTGAAGTCGTTCGATACGAACGAAGTGACCGTGACGAACGAGTTAGCAACGAACGAGTTAGCGGCGATCGAGTTAGCGGCGATCGAGTTGTCAGTGAAAGGGAACCACGAGCCGAACGAAGTGAACGAACCGAGAGAAGCGAACGGGCGCAGCGAGGCGAGCGCGACTCGCGTCGTCGTGAACCGCGACCCGAACGCAGTTCAGAGCGAGAGCTGCGTTTCTACTTGCAACGCGACAGTCCCGTTGTCGACGCACCGTCGATCGGCGCACGTATGGCCGAACGATTGCACGCGATTGACATCTACACTGTCGACGACTTGTTGACTTCCGATCCGGCTGCGGTCGCGGAGCAACTGGGGCATCGTCGTGTCGACGCTGATACGGTGTTGCAATGGCAGCAGCAGTCCACACTCGTTTGCCGAGTCCCGATGTTGCGAGGCCATGACGCCCAGTTGTTGGTGATGGCCGAAGTCACGACGCCCGAGGAACTTGCGGCTGAAAACGCGGGTACGTTGTTTGGCACCATCGATTCGATCGCTCGCAGCACCGAGGGCAAGCGAATCGTTCGTGGCGGCACGCTGCCCGACTTGAACGAAGTGACCGAGTGGGTCGGGTACGCCCAGCACCACCGCGAACTGATCGCGGCCTAA